One Nicotiana tomentosiformis chromosome 4, ASM39032v3, whole genome shotgun sequence genomic window carries:
- the LOC104088004 gene encoding remorin 4.2-like isoform X2: MMDMLKPTRVSFSAAGEEEKEGRSSNRDRRIPHQKTQTSKDTKRTVSWLERQFTRQTNRDHDSNNGVDYPTAVAVAAFVVKSIEDKSNREQRKTSGGADNPLSKIQSKAADITGRRQKSIDKNIDITTPKTPETMAPKLALPPTRQSTSQLEMAKGPITTKPGTGNSKADIWEKEEMKKIKERYEKLKKVIHDWETKKKKKAKRHLEQTEAQLDRRRAKARDSFYSDIGRIEHIAGGAKSQAEQNQENEELKVKEKANKIRSAGKIPATCPCY; the protein is encoded by the exons ATGATGGATATGCTTAAGCCAACGAG GGTGAGTTTCTCTGCTGCAGGGGAAGAAGAGAAAGAAGGGAGAAGCAGCAACAGAGACAGACGAATACCTCACCAGAAAACACAAACGTCAAAAG ACACAAAAAGAACCGTTAGCTGGTTAGAAAGACAGTTCACAAGACAGACGAATCGGGATCACGACTCCAATAATGGTGTTGACTACCCAACTGCAGTAGCTGTAGCTGCATTTGTTGTAAAATCAATTGAAGACAAGAGCAATAGAGAACAAAGAAAGACAAGTGGTGGAGCTGATAATCCTTTAAGCAAGATACAAAGTAAAGCAGCTGATATTACTGGGAGACGTCAAAAATCCATTG ATAAGAACATTGACATCACAACTCCTAAAACGCCAGAGACTATGGCGCCCAAGCTTGCCTTACCGCCAACTAGACAATCTACGTCTCAACTAGAGATGGCAAAAGGACCAATTACAACAAAGCCTGGAACTGGAAATTCTAAAGCAGATATTTGGGAGAAAGAAGAGATGAAAAAGATCAAAGAACG GTATGAGAAGCTCAAGAAAGTAATACATGACTGGGAgactaaaaagaagaaaaaggcgAAGCGCCATTTAGAGCAAACTGAG GCACAATTAGACAGGCGAAGGGCGAAAGCAAGGGACAGTTTCTACAGTGATATTGGAAGGATTGAACACATAGCAGGAGGAGCCAAATCACAAGCAGAGCAAAATCAAGAAAATGAAGAGCTTAAGGTGAAAGAGAAAGCAAATAAAATCAGATCAGCTGGGAAAATTCCAGCAACATGTCCGTGCTATTAA
- the LOC104088004 gene encoding uncharacterized protein isoform X1 has translation MMDMLKPTRVSFSAAGEEEKEGRSSNRDRRIPHQKTQTSKDTKRTVSWLERQFTRQTNRDHDSNNGVDYPTAVAVAAFVVKSIEDKSNREQRKTSGGADNPLSKIQSKAADITGRRQKSIDAKASKSSSKVQDKNVVIRTATVNKEPITNSVPSPKKNATTFADKNIDITTPKTPETMAPKLALPPTRQSTSQLEMAKGPITTKPGTGNSKADIWEKEEMKKIKERYEKLKKVIHDWETKKKKKAKRHLEQTEAQLDRRRAKARDSFYSDIGRIEHIAGGAKSQAEQNQENEELKVKEKANKIRSAGKIPATCPCY, from the exons ATGATGGATATGCTTAAGCCAACGAG GGTGAGTTTCTCTGCTGCAGGGGAAGAAGAGAAAGAAGGGAGAAGCAGCAACAGAGACAGACGAATACCTCACCAGAAAACACAAACGTCAAAAG ACACAAAAAGAACCGTTAGCTGGTTAGAAAGACAGTTCACAAGACAGACGAATCGGGATCACGACTCCAATAATGGTGTTGACTACCCAACTGCAGTAGCTGTAGCTGCATTTGTTGTAAAATCAATTGAAGACAAGAGCAATAGAGAACAAAGAAAGACAAGTGGTGGAGCTGATAATCCTTTAAGCAAGATACAAAGTAAAGCAGCTGATATTACTGGGAGACGTCAAAAATCCATTG ATGCCAAAGCTTCAAAATCAAGTTCAAAAGTTCAAGACAAAAATGTTGTAATACGGACAGCAACGGTCAATAAAGAACCAATTACTAACTCTGTCCCGTCCCCTAAGAAGAATGCAACCACATTTGCAGATAAGAACATTGACATCACAACTCCTAAAACGCCAGAGACTATGGCGCCCAAGCTTGCCTTACCGCCAACTAGACAATCTACGTCTCAACTAGAGATGGCAAAAGGACCAATTACAACAAAGCCTGGAACTGGAAATTCTAAAGCAGATATTTGGGAGAAAGAAGAGATGAAAAAGATCAAAGAACG GTATGAGAAGCTCAAGAAAGTAATACATGACTGGGAgactaaaaagaagaaaaaggcgAAGCGCCATTTAGAGCAAACTGAG GCACAATTAGACAGGCGAAGGGCGAAAGCAAGGGACAGTTTCTACAGTGATATTGGAAGGATTGAACACATAGCAGGAGGAGCCAAATCACAAGCAGAGCAAAATCAAGAAAATGAAGAGCTTAAGGTGAAAGAGAAAGCAAATAAAATCAGATCAGCTGGGAAAATTCCAGCAACATGTCCGTGCTATTAA
- the LOC104088003 gene encoding nodulin-related protein 1-like: protein MDPTQAKTTSGASHSLSHKPNSHPKPSKSELMSSAKLVADAAKAKLHHEPNSKVDKSELAGAAADLLNAASQYGKLEEKGIGKFVGKAETYLHKYETSHSTTTSTTKHTQSSAHTGGKHEQSGSGYGEYIKMAEGIFKKHSDGTHSSESGGGKKGEYLKMAGDFLKKH, encoded by the coding sequence ATGGATCCAACACAAGCCAAAACTACCTCCGGAGCCAGTCATTCGTTGTCCCATAAGCCCAACAGCCACCCAAAACCATCCAAATCTGAGCTGATGTCCAGCGCTAAGCTAGTGGCCGACGCGGCCAAAGCAAAACTCCATCACGAGCCAAACAGTAAGGTCGACAAGTCTGAGCTCGCCGGAGCCGCCGCTGACCTCCTTAACGCCGCCTCACAGTACGGCAAACTAGAAGAGAAAGGGATCGGAAAGTTCGTCGGAAAAGCAGAGACTTATCTCCACAAATATGAAACTTCTCATTCCACCACCACCTCCACGACTAAACACACGCAGTCCTCGGCGCATACAGGGGGAAAACATGAACAATCTGGAAGTGGATATGGCGAGTATATTAAAATGGCTGAAGGAATTTTCAAGAAACATTCCGATGGCACCCACTCATCGGAATCCGGCGGAGGTAAAAAAGGAGAGTATCTTAAAATGGCTGGAGATTTCTTGAAGAAGCATTGA